In the genome of Methanobacterium sp., one region contains:
- a CDS encoding HAMP domain-containing sensor histidine kinase, with protein sequence MDAAEPDLTTYEQRAFARHFAFDLHFPLAGVAVLTLVCAWLMHGRVANALILAWLAFSVLANLAREGFMCHTRPRLESHQRHAAVLRAYTWSSLASGLTWGGFVWLYVDPAQPLTQLVAGSIVAGLIGVSVTPLSIHLPAFYTFVLPLLAPYLVVMVLAGGAERLTLAAMAALYLGAMANYAHATHRVHRENIRLRFEKQQLIDDLTVRKAEAENAARIKGLFLAGVSHDLKQPVRAISLYTGFLKRTELLTLGEDRLRDTVHKIETAAGDIHSQITRLLELSRLESGTAPVHLSEVSLSERLCRMVELASPDAHARGIELCVRTGSPVTLTTDVRMLDSIIQNLLGNALKHAQATRVLVAVRHQHTGVRVEIRDNGQGIAPDRLPQLFEAYRSFDDRQASDSHGLGLAIVRAQAGYLGAQITVRSAVGQGSVFALEGLG encoded by the coding sequence ATGGATGCTGCTGAACCGGATCTGACCACCTACGAGCAGCGTGCGTTTGCTCGGCACTTTGCGTTCGATCTGCACTTTCCGTTGGCTGGGGTGGCCGTGCTGACCCTGGTGTGTGCGTGGCTCATGCATGGTCGTGTGGCCAACGCACTGATCCTGGCCTGGCTCGCCTTCAGTGTGCTGGCCAACCTGGCGCGGGAAGGCTTCATGTGCCACACCCGTCCTCGGCTGGAGAGCCATCAGCGCCATGCCGCGGTGCTGAGGGCGTACACGTGGTCGTCGCTGGCCTCAGGCCTCACATGGGGGGGCTTCGTGTGGCTCTATGTCGATCCCGCCCAGCCCCTGACGCAACTGGTGGCAGGTTCCATCGTGGCGGGTTTGATTGGTGTGTCGGTCACACCGCTGTCCATCCACTTGCCCGCCTTCTACACCTTTGTGCTGCCGCTGTTGGCTCCCTACCTGGTGGTGATGGTGCTGGCAGGGGGTGCCGAGCGCTTGACGCTGGCCGCCATGGCGGCGCTGTATCTGGGGGCCATGGCCAACTATGCCCACGCCACCCACCGGGTGCACCGGGAGAACATTCGCCTGCGCTTCGAGAAGCAGCAGCTCATCGATGACCTCACCGTGCGCAAGGCCGAGGCCGAGAACGCGGCGCGCATCAAGGGTCTGTTTCTGGCGGGTGTCAGTCATGACCTCAAGCAGCCGGTGCGCGCCATCAGCCTGTACACCGGCTTCCTCAAGCGCACCGAGCTGCTGACGCTGGGCGAAGATCGCCTGCGCGACACCGTGCACAAAATTGAAACGGCCGCTGGCGACATCCACAGCCAGATCACCCGCCTGCTGGAGTTGTCGCGGCTTGAGTCGGGTACGGCCCCTGTGCACCTCAGTGAGGTGAGCCTGAGCGAGCGTCTGTGTCGCATGGTCGAGTTGGCGAGCCCTGATGCCCATGCCCGCGGCATTGAGCTGTGCGTACGAACGGGCTCGCCCGTGACGCTGACCACCGACGTGCGCATGCTCGACTCGATCATTCAGAACCTGCTGGGCAATGCGTTGAAGCATGCCCAGGCCACCCGCGTGCTGGTGGCCGTACGCCATCAGCACACCGGTGTGCGTGTTGAGATTCGAGACAACGGACAGGGTATTGCTCCTGACCGCCTGCCTCAACTGTTCGAGGCCTATCGCAGCTTTGACGATCGCCAGGCCAGTGACAGCCATGGCCTGGGGCTGGCCATCGTGCGGGCCCAGGCGGGTTACCTGGGCGCGCAGATCACGGTGCGCAGCGCGGTCGGTCAGGGCAGTGTGTTTGCGC